In the genome of Opitutia bacterium KCR 482, one region contains:
- a CDS encoding family 78 glycoside hydrolase catalytic domain, protein MKKFIFTATIALSTALAFADKPFDTTVGEFFKNPVGYSLESPTFSWKLPVGEKNAVQTAYQITVMKTPDGRGEIPVWDSGKVLSSQSVKVPYGGKPLSSRERLYWRVRYWDADGNSSDWSDANFFEAGLLNNSDWLAKWIFSPDPRISKTVKINRPSHKNEHVADYLPPTYLRKEADFGKKIKSARLYVASRGIFQFYINGKKVGNDFWGTGWTDYKTRIQTNTYDITKMLWRGKNTFGAIIADGWYSGRMSSDKKSRGFYGDRPEILAQIEVEYADGSRETVATDASWKYSFGAILYSDIYDGEAYDARREMPDWNKNGFDDSAWKTPAEKNVEAKPLLEPRRNQPIVIKDILTPVSVRKVAKGTYIFDLGQNIAGWARIKIPARYGKTVRLRFAEMLQQDGTLYTDNYRSALSEDFYTSAGGIRPDEWEPLFTYHGFRYVELSGLSDEIEPQTDWVSGVVLYNDMPDTGSFFCSKPKINALQNCIRWGQRANFFSTPTDCPQRDERLGWTGDAQVFVPTAAFNMDVSAFFTKWTLDLADSAKKFGAPAAIAPAVFGAQGRAAWADAIAICPWEIYAAFGDKKILENNYEAIAGWVEYMRKTSKDLIRPDAGFGDWLQPNGKPNPAHSDAPRDLIGTAYFVRSTDIAAKVAKILGKDADAKRFEKLADDVRAAFVKAYVSPDGTVKSDSQTAYLLTLAFDIAPETSREKIFGKLVSAIARDGYRLNTGFVGTPLLNPVLTRFGRMDLAYRLANNEGYPSWIFPINQGATTMWERWNSYSHEKGFGSAGMNSFNHYAYGAIGQWLYKDVAGIWRDENAPGYKNILFQPKPGGGFTFANATHETPYGTASSSWKITDGVMEWTVVIPPNATGKITFPTRNANSIRVNGRPLATSALTFDDGFPTIENAPSGTYEILLRPHCAGEPRKAAK, encoded by the coding sequence ATGAAAAAGTTTATTTTTACAGCAACAATCGCGCTTTCGACGGCGTTGGCGTTTGCCGACAAACCTTTCGACACCACGGTGGGGGAATTTTTCAAAAATCCCGTGGGGTATTCGCTCGAAAGCCCGACGTTTTCGTGGAAACTCCCTGTCGGCGAAAAAAACGCAGTCCAAACCGCCTACCAAATTACGGTGATGAAAACGCCCGACGGCAGGGGCGAAATCCCCGTGTGGGACAGCGGAAAGGTGCTTTCGTCGCAGTCGGTGAAAGTGCCCTACGGCGGCAAGCCGCTTTCCTCGCGAGAACGCCTCTACTGGCGCGTCCGCTACTGGGACGCCGACGGCAACTCGTCGGACTGGTCGGACGCAAATTTCTTCGAAGCGGGGCTTTTGAACAATTCGGACTGGTTGGCGAAATGGATTTTCTCGCCCGATCCGCGCATTTCAAAAACGGTTAAAATAAACCGCCCCTCGCACAAAAACGAACACGTTGCAGACTACCTCCCGCCGACCTACCTCCGAAAAGAGGCGGACTTCGGCAAGAAAATAAAGTCGGCGCGTCTCTATGTGGCAAGCCGCGGCATTTTCCAATTCTACATCAACGGCAAGAAAGTCGGCAACGACTTCTGGGGAACCGGCTGGACAGACTACAAGACAAGAATCCAAACCAACACCTACGACATCACGAAAATGCTCTGGCGCGGCAAAAATACCTTCGGGGCGATAATCGCCGACGGCTGGTATTCGGGCAGAATGAGCTCCGACAAAAAATCGCGCGGCTTCTACGGAGACCGCCCCGAAATCCTCGCGCAAATCGAAGTCGAATACGCCGACGGCTCGCGCGAAACGGTGGCGACCGACGCCTCGTGGAAATACTCCTTCGGCGCGATTCTCTACTCAGACATCTACGACGGCGAAGCCTACGACGCCCGCAGGGAAATGCCCGACTGGAACAAAAACGGCTTCGACGACTCCGCTTGGAAAACGCCCGCCGAAAAGAACGTAGAGGCAAAGCCGCTTCTCGAACCGCGCCGCAACCAGCCGATTGTCATAAAAGACATTCTCACGCCCGTTTCCGTCAGGAAAGTCGCAAAGGGCACATACATTTTCGACCTCGGGCAGAACATCGCGGGCTGGGCGCGGATAAAAATTCCCGCCCGCTACGGCAAAACCGTAAGACTGCGCTTCGCCGAAATGCTCCAGCAGGACGGCACGCTCTACACCGACAACTACCGCTCCGCGCTCTCGGAAGACTTCTACACAAGCGCGGGCGGAATCAGACCCGACGAATGGGAGCCGCTCTTCACCTACCACGGATTCAGATACGTGGAACTCAGCGGTCTTTCCGACGAAATCGAACCCCAGACGGACTGGGTAAGCGGCGTCGTGCTCTACAACGACATGCCCGATACAGGCTCGTTCTTCTGCTCGAAGCCGAAAATCAACGCCCTCCAAAACTGCATACGCTGGGGACAGCGCGCAAACTTCTTCTCCACGCCCACAGACTGCCCGCAGCGCGACGAACGCCTCGGCTGGACGGGCGACGCGCAGGTGTTCGTTCCCACCGCCGCGTTCAACATGGACGTCTCGGCGTTCTTCACAAAGTGGACGCTCGACCTCGCCGACTCCGCAAAGAAGTTCGGCGCGCCCGCGGCAATCGCGCCCGCGGTGTTCGGGGCGCAGGGCAGAGCCGCCTGGGCGGACGCAATCGCAATCTGCCCGTGGGAAATCTACGCTGCTTTCGGCGACAAAAAAATTCTCGAAAACAACTACGAGGCAATCGCCGGCTGGGTTGAATACATGAGGAAAACCTCGAAAGACCTTATCCGCCCCGACGCGGGCTTCGGCGACTGGCTGCAACCCAACGGCAAGCCGAACCCCGCCCACTCCGACGCTCCCAGAGACCTCATCGGCACGGCGTATTTTGTCCGCAGTACGGACATCGCCGCAAAAGTTGCGAAAATCCTCGGCAAAGACGCCGACGCAAAACGCTTCGAAAAGCTCGCCGACGACGTGCGCGCCGCGTTCGTCAAGGCCTACGTCTCGCCCGACGGCACGGTGAAAAGCGACAGCCAGACGGCGTACCTGCTGACGCTCGCATTCGACATCGCCCCCGAAACCTCGCGCGAAAAAATCTTCGGGAAACTCGTTTCGGCAATCGCGCGCGACGGATACAGGCTCAACACGGGCTTTGTGGGAACGCCGCTGCTCAACCCCGTCCTCACGCGATTCGGCAGAATGGACTTGGCGTACAGGCTCGCCAACAACGAAGGCTATCCGTCGTGGATATTCCCGATTAATCAGGGCGCAACCACAATGTGGGAACGCTGGAACAGCTACTCGCACGAAAAGGGCTTCGGCTCGGCGGGCATGAACTCGTTCAACCACTACGCATACGGGGCAATCGGACAGTGGCTCTACAAAGACGTTGCGGGCATTTGGCGCGACGAAAACGCCCCCGGCTACAAAAACATACTCTTCCAGCCCAAGCCCGGCGGCGGCTTCACGTTCGCAAACGCCACGCACGAAACCCCCTACGGAACGGCGTCGTCATCGTGGAAAATCACCGACGGCGTAATGGAGTGGACGGTGGTAATTCCGCCGAACGCAACGGGCAAAATCACATTCCCCACACGCAACGCAAACAGCATTCGCGTAAACGGACGCCCGCTCGCAACAAGCGCGCTGACATTCGACGACGGCTTCCCGACAATCGAAAATGCGCCAAGCGGCACTTACGAAATTCTCCTTCGCCCCCACTGCGCGGGCGAACCGCGCAAAGCCGCAAAATAG
- the pflB gene encoding formate C-acetyltransferase — protein sequence MKIENTKQAWDGFKTGKWTESVDVLDFIKLNYTPYEGDDSFLAPATERTNALWKKVLVLMKKEIEKNGCLDADVSTPSAIDSHKAGYIDKDAEVIVGLQTDAPLKRAIMPCGGYRMVHSSCEAYGLKEDERVKEIFTKYRKTHNQGVFDAYTPDIKAARHSAIITGLPDAYGRGRIIGDYRRLALYGIDILIEDKKREKAETDDALMTAEVIREREELAEQIEALEAIRRMASFYGIDISKPATNFCEAVQWTYFAYLAAVKDQNGAAMSLGRTTSFLDIYAERDLARGVLDESAVQEIVDDFVIKLRMVRFLRTPEYNDLFSGDPVWVTESLGGMNDDGRTFVTKNSFRMLHTLSNLGPAPEPNLTVLWSAKLPEPFKAFCAKTSIATSAIQYENDDLMRPAFGDDYGIACCVSPMIIGKEMQFFGARANLAKALLYAINGGVDERTGALVAKGMTPITSEYLDYDEVCQKLDKMMDWLSRTYVNALNIIHFMHDKYYYEKAQLAFMQKDVVRKLGCGIAGFSVVTDSLSAIKYAKVKAIRNEQGIAVDFEIEGDYPKYGNNDDRVDSIATGLVKQFMDKIRKLPTYRDAIQTQSILTITSNVVYGKKTGNTPDGRKAGVPFAPGANPFHGRDSSGALASLCSVAKLPFEHAKDGISNTFSILPNSLGKTDSEKVSNLCGLIDGYMAKRGQHLNVNVLMRETFMDAMEHPEKYPQLTIRVSGYAVNFIKLTKPQQMDVISRTFHSKF from the coding sequence ATGAAAATCGAAAATACAAAACAGGCTTGGGACGGTTTCAAGACCGGCAAGTGGACGGAGTCGGTAGACGTGCTCGACTTCATCAAACTCAACTACACTCCCTACGAAGGCGACGACTCGTTCCTCGCTCCCGCTACGGAGCGCACTAATGCACTTTGGAAAAAGGTGCTTGTTCTGATGAAAAAGGAAATCGAGAAAAACGGCTGTCTCGACGCCGACGTTTCCACTCCCTCCGCGATAGACTCGCACAAGGCCGGCTACATCGACAAAGACGCCGAGGTTATCGTGGGTCTCCAAACCGACGCGCCCCTCAAACGCGCAATCATGCCCTGCGGCGGATACCGCATGGTGCACTCCTCCTGCGAGGCGTACGGCCTTAAAGAGGACGAGCGCGTGAAGGAAATCTTCACAAAATACCGCAAGACGCACAATCAGGGCGTGTTCGACGCCTATACGCCCGACATCAAGGCCGCCCGCCACTCCGCGATTATCACGGGGCTGCCCGACGCCTACGGCCGCGGCAGAATAATCGGCGACTACCGCCGCCTCGCCCTCTACGGAATCGACATTCTCATCGAAGACAAGAAGCGCGAAAAAGCCGAAACCGACGACGCCCTCATGACCGCCGAAGTTATCCGCGAGCGCGAGGAACTTGCCGAGCAAATCGAGGCGTTGGAGGCAATCCGCCGCATGGCGTCGTTCTACGGAATCGACATTTCCAAGCCCGCAACGAACTTCTGCGAAGCCGTCCAGTGGACGTATTTTGCGTATCTGGCGGCGGTGAAAGACCAGAACGGCGCGGCGATGTCGCTCGGCCGCACCACGAGCTTCCTCGACATCTACGCCGAGCGCGACTTGGCCCGCGGCGTTCTCGACGAAAGCGCGGTTCAGGAAATTGTGGACGACTTCGTCATCAAGCTCCGCATGGTGCGCTTCCTCCGCACGCCCGAATACAACGACCTTTTCAGCGGCGACCCCGTTTGGGTAACCGAATCTCTCGGCGGCATGAACGACGACGGCAGGACTTTCGTCACAAAAAATTCCTTCCGCATGCTCCACACGCTCTCGAACCTCGGCCCCGCGCCCGAGCCGAACCTCACGGTTCTCTGGTCGGCAAAGCTTCCCGAGCCGTTCAAGGCGTTCTGCGCAAAAACGTCGATTGCGACCTCCGCTATCCAGTATGAAAACGACGACCTCATGCGCCCCGCTTTCGGCGACGACTACGGAATCGCCTGCTGCGTCTCGCCCATGATTATCGGCAAGGAAATGCAGTTCTTCGGCGCGCGCGCAAACCTCGCAAAGGCTCTCCTCTACGCAATCAACGGCGGCGTGGACGAGCGCACGGGCGCGCTCGTGGCAAAGGGCATGACGCCCATCACTTCCGAGTATCTCGACTACGACGAAGTCTGCCAAAAGCTCGACAAAATGATGGACTGGCTCAGCCGCACATACGTCAACGCCCTCAACATAATCCACTTCATGCACGACAAGTACTACTACGAAAAGGCGCAGTTGGCTTTCATGCAAAAGGACGTTGTTCGCAAATTGGGCTGCGGCATCGCGGGCTTCTCGGTTGTAACGGATTCGCTTTCGGCAATCAAATACGCGAAGGTCAAGGCAATCCGCAACGAGCAGGGCATCGCCGTAGACTTCGAAATCGAGGGCGACTATCCCAAATACGGCAACAACGACGACAGGGTTGACTCCATCGCGACGGGGCTTGTCAAGCAGTTCATGGATAAAATCCGCAAACTGCCCACATACCGCGACGCAATCCAAACGCAGTCGATTCTTACGATTACCTCGAACGTCGTCTACGGCAAAAAGACGGGCAACACCCCCGACGGCAGAAAGGCGGGCGTTCCCTTCGCCCCCGGAGCAAACCCGTTCCACGGCCGCGATTCGAGCGGCGCGCTGGCGTCGCTGTGCTCTGTGGCAAAGCTTCCGTTCGAGCACGCAAAGGACGGCATTTCCAACACGTTCTCGATTCTCCCGAATTCGCTCGGCAAGACAGATTCGGAGAAAGTCTCCAACCTCTGCGGGCTTATCGACGGCTACATGGCAAAGCGCGGACAGCATTTGAACGTCAACGTTCTCATGCGCGAAACGTTCATGGACGCAATGGAACACCCCGAAAAATACCCGCAGCTTACAATCCGCGTTTCGGGCTACGCGGTAAACTTCATAAAGCTTACAAAACCCCAGCAGATGGACGTTATTTCGAGAACATTCCACTCGAAATTCTAA
- the pflA gene encoding pyruvate formate-lyase-activating protein gives MPIIFCVIIGKIHSVETMGALDGPGLRYVLFLKGCPFRCAFCHNPDTWGAAEYTARTAGEVAADVLKYREFFAFSGGGFTVSGGEPLMQIPFLEELFGILKKEGISIAVDTCGHIENPESAAKIVELADLFLLDIKHLDSAVHQKLTGKPNDRVLAFLEYLNSRGKEIHIRVVLLNGYSADEAYLTRLAEFLKKYRSITRVDLLPYHTLGVPKWESLDIPYRLDSSAALSKEQCARALEIFKKAGFNATLQ, from the coding sequence ATGCCGATTATTTTTTGCGTGATTATCGGGAAAATACATTCGGTTGAAACAATGGGCGCGCTCGACGGCCCCGGGCTTCGGTATGTGCTGTTTTTGAAGGGCTGTCCGTTCCGCTGTGCGTTCTGCCACAACCCCGACACTTGGGGCGCGGCGGAGTACACTGCCCGCACCGCCGGAGAGGTCGCCGCGGACGTCCTCAAATACAGGGAGTTTTTCGCATTTTCGGGCGGCGGCTTCACTGTGTCGGGCGGCGAGCCGCTCATGCAGATTCCGTTCCTCGAAGAGCTTTTCGGAATCCTGAAAAAGGAGGGCATTTCCATCGCCGTAGACACTTGCGGGCATATCGAAAACCCCGAATCGGCGGCGAAAATCGTGGAGCTTGCCGACCTCTTTCTGCTCGACATAAAACATCTCGATTCCGCCGTGCATCAAAAACTTACGGGAAAACCCAACGACAGGGTTCTCGCGTTTTTGGAATATTTGAACTCGCGCGGCAAGGAAATCCATATCCGCGTTGTGCTTCTCAACGGCTATTCTGCCGACGAAGCGTATCTAACGCGCCTTGCGGAATTTCTGAAAAAATACCGCTCCATAACGCGGGTCGATTTGCTGCCATATCACACGCTTGGTGTCCCAAAATGGGAATCGCTCGACATTCCGTATAGGCTAGACTCTTCCGCAGCGCTTTCAAAAGAGCAGTGCGCAAGGGCTTTGGAGATTTTTAAAAAAGCGGGCTTTAACGCAACCCTGCAATAA
- a CDS encoding GNAT family N-acetyltransferase encodes MKYEIKKLDSDASEIEAQVARLYKLAGWIAQSASDFSPTKKALQNSHCAYGAFVGGQLVGFFRAISDKVGDAYLLDMFVETEFRKAGIGTALCRAVVENLKRDGIDWITCISTPEGRRVYEKIAAKMDAHIPFKF; translated from the coding sequence ATGAAATACGAAATTAAAAAGCTCGACTCAGACGCTTCCGAAATCGAAGCACAAGTCGCAAGACTCTATAAACTTGCAGGCTGGATAGCCCAGTCGGCAAGCGACTTTTCGCCCACAAAAAAAGCCCTCCAAAACTCGCACTGCGCCTACGGCGCGTTTGTCGGCGGGCAATTGGTCGGCTTTTTCAGGGCTATTTCCGACAAAGTGGGCGACGCCTACCTGCTCGACATGTTCGTAGAGACTGAATTCCGCAAAGCGGGAATAGGAACCGCCCTCTGCCGCGCGGTTGTAGAAAATTTGAAGCGCGACGGAATAGACTGGATAACATGCATTTCCACACCCGAAGGCAGGCGCGTTTACGAAAAGATTGCGGCAAAGATGGACGCCCACATTCCATTTAAATTCTAA
- a CDS encoding phosphatidylglycerol lysyltransferase domain-containing protein, with product MPFRPIALADKKLFELARAENPTDSCEQTFAVNFAYSDNYNTQIAVWNGRVAVYKPKHKILHYPIGADTEPLQLIEYVKFAESGGARFDYIYDAPPDYAEKFPDAAEFFDILQSDGDADYIYNTEDLRELKGAILRKKRNHIKHFETANPHWTFGEIDSANIDEAREFAAARAADFDAAAMQKAFANFADAGFSGIILRNEARQIAGLAVFAKISDTMADAVFEKSEKSERGAAQMLVKVEAEYLVKQGIIFMNREQDLGEPNLRQAKRSLDPARMYARLSLVPTKQ from the coding sequence ATGCCGTTTAGACCAATCGCCCTTGCCGACAAAAAGCTGTTCGAGCTTGCCCGCGCCGAAAACCCGACCGACAGCTGCGAGCAGACTTTTGCCGTAAATTTTGCATATTCCGACAATTACAACACGCAAATTGCAGTCTGGAACGGACGCGTGGCAGTCTACAAACCCAAACATAAAATCCTGCACTATCCGATTGGCGCGGACACCGAGCCGCTGCAACTTATTGAATACGTAAAATTTGCAGAGTCGGGAGGCGCAAGGTTCGACTACATCTACGACGCCCCGCCCGACTATGCCGAAAAATTCCCCGATGCCGCCGAGTTTTTCGATATTCTGCAAAGCGACGGCGACGCCGACTACATTTACAATACCGAAGACCTGCGCGAGTTAAAAGGCGCGATTTTGCGCAAGAAACGCAACCACATCAAGCACTTCGAAACGGCAAACCCGCACTGGACTTTCGGGGAAATAGACTCCGCAAACATCGACGAAGCCCGCGAATTTGCCGCCGCCCGCGCCGCCGATTTCGACGCGGCGGCAATGCAAAAGGCGTTTGCAAATTTCGCCGACGCGGGATTTTCGGGCATAATATTGAGGAACGAAGCCCGACAAATTGCAGGGCTTGCCGTTTTTGCAAAAATTTCCGACACAATGGCGGACGCGGTTTTCGAGAAATCGGAAAAATCCGAGCGCGGCGCGGCGCAAATGCTCGTAAAAGTTGAAGCGGAATATCTTGTAAAGCAAGGTATCATTTTCATGAACCGCGAGCAGGACCTCGGCGAACCAAATTTGAGGCAGGCGAAAAGGTCGCTCGACCCCGCAAGAATGTACGCAAGGCTGTCGCTTGTACCAACAAAGCAATGA
- the miaB gene encoding tRNA (N6-isopentenyl adenosine(37)-C2)-methylthiotransferase MiaB, giving the protein MKVYIRTYGCQMNDRDSENIAAQFLERGWEITEDENECDVAVVNTCSVREQAEQKAIGKLGHLVWLRKPFGKDFPVVGVAGCMAQNRGAELVKLLPDLDFVAGARQTHRVADIAIEICEMRKRGIRHPQLPLGAKRTPKTSAAIVDISDDKTSHLFINKHLPITGTRKSCAFVSIMQGCQMNCSYCIVPKVRGAQRSRPTDDIVGEVKKLADAGVREITLLGQVVNAFGRELGKTDGKTEFVRLLEKINAIDGIARIRFTSPHPAFFGGDLIDAYADIPKLCEYVHLPLQSGSNRILKEMRRPYTAEKFLEIVEKLRSRKPNISISTDIIVGYPDETDADFDETRRVFKAADFDMAFIFKYSPRTGTKSAELPDSVPEKVKEARNQILLADLAEQSMRYHDKLVGTTQEILVEAPAKRGESLFMGRTRTHRKTIFRASPELIGRLVNVKIAKATITALEGEIV; this is encoded by the coding sequence GTGAAAGTCTACATCAGAACATACGGCTGCCAGATGAACGACCGCGATTCCGAAAACATCGCGGCGCAGTTTCTCGAACGCGGCTGGGAAATTACCGAAGACGAAAACGAATGCGACGTCGCCGTTGTAAACACGTGCTCCGTGCGCGAACAGGCGGAACAAAAGGCAATAGGCAAGCTCGGACACCTCGTCTGGCTGCGCAAGCCTTTCGGCAAAGACTTTCCCGTGGTCGGCGTCGCGGGCTGCATGGCGCAAAACAGGGGCGCGGAACTCGTCAAACTTCTGCCCGACTTGGACTTCGTTGCGGGCGCGCGCCAGACCCACAGGGTTGCCGACATCGCAATAGAAATCTGCGAAATGCGCAAACGCGGAATCAGACACCCCCAACTTCCCCTCGGCGCAAAACGCACCCCGAAAACGAGCGCGGCAATAGTAGACATCTCCGACGACAAAACCTCGCACCTTTTCATCAACAAACACCTTCCCATTACGGGAACAAGGAAGTCGTGCGCGTTCGTCTCGATAATGCAGGGCTGCCAAATGAACTGCTCCTACTGCATTGTGCCGAAAGTACGCGGGGCGCAACGCTCGCGGCCGACCGACGACATCGTCGGGGAAGTCAAAAAACTCGCCGACGCCGGCGTGCGCGAAATTACCCTTTTGGGACAGGTAGTAAACGCCTTCGGGCGCGAACTCGGAAAGACCGACGGCAAGACGGAATTCGTGCGCCTGCTGGAAAAAATAAACGCAATCGACGGAATCGCCCGAATTCGCTTCACATCGCCCCACCCCGCGTTTTTCGGAGGCGACCTTATCGACGCATATGCCGACATTCCAAAACTTTGCGAATACGTCCACCTTCCGCTCCAATCGGGAAGCAACCGCATTTTGAAGGAGATGAGGCGTCCGTACACTGCTGAAAAATTTCTGGAAATTGTCGAAAAACTGCGCTCGCGCAAGCCGAATATCTCCATTTCGACCGACATAATAGTGGGCTATCCCGACGAAACCGACGCCGATTTCGACGAAACGCGCAGGGTTTTCAAGGCGGCGGACTTCGACATGGCGTTCATCTTCAAATACAGTCCCAGAACGGGAACAAAATCGGCGGAACTGCCCGACTCCGTGCCCGAAAAAGTCAAGGAAGCCCGCAACCAGATACTGCTTGCAGACCTCGCCGAGCAGTCAATGCGCTACCACGACAAGCTCGTAGGCACTACGCAGGAGATACTTGTGGAAGCCCCCGCAAAACGCGGCGAAAGCCTTTTCATGGGGCGCACCCGCACTCACAGAAAGACCATTTTCCGCGCCTCGCCTGAGCTAATAGGCAGGCTTGTAAACGTAAAAATCGCAAAGGCTACAATCACCGCCCTTGAAGGCGAAATCGTCTGA
- a CDS encoding pyruvate carboxylase subunit B: MKPVIFNNTVLRDGHQSLAATRMTTDMMLPACPILDSMGFGALETWGGATIDSGLRFLGEFPFDRLDALKKACPKTKHMMLFRGQNIVAYAHFPDDVVQAFVKASAKHGMDIFRIFDALNDPRNLECAIRAVNEAGKEAHGTICYTKSPVHTVESFVKLGCQLEDLGCSAVVIKDMAGLIPPYVTYEIVKGLKKNIKIPVWLHTHDTAGMGAVSYYAAIDAGVDAVDVSISPFANGTGQPDTARMLAMLEDHARKPDYDLKKLAELREYFKGVYDKLGFYENPKNEVIDTDALVYQVPGGMLSNFRVQLKEQKMEDKFEEVFAEVPYVREKLGWIPLVTPTSQIVGTQAMMNVKFGRWKMFTPQAMDIALGYYGRTPAPVDPEVRALAQKISGKEPIDCRPADLKPAGMEDLRKQLRAKGIKDDDEHCVIYAMFPQQLEDLYTKPRDAYKLKSPADKKPAGAGVSPQKFDITIDGVRKHVEVSM, encoded by the coding sequence ATGAAACCTGTAATATTCAACAACACTGTTTTGCGCGACGGACACCAGTCGCTTGCGGCAACCCGCATGACGACCGACATGATGCTTCCCGCGTGCCCGATTCTCGATTCCATGGGCTTCGGCGCGCTCGAAACATGGGGCGGCGCAACGATAGATTCGGGGCTTCGCTTCCTCGGCGAATTTCCGTTCGACAGGCTCGACGCCCTCAAAAAGGCGTGCCCGAAGACAAAGCACATGATGCTTTTCAGGGGGCAGAATATCGTCGCCTACGCGCACTTCCCCGACGACGTCGTTCAGGCGTTCGTCAAGGCTTCGGCGAAGCACGGAATGGACATTTTCCGCATTTTCGACGCTCTCAACGACCCGCGCAACCTCGAATGCGCAATCAGGGCGGTAAACGAGGCGGGCAAAGAGGCGCACGGCACAATCTGCTACACAAAAAGCCCCGTGCACACGGTCGAAAGCTTTGTAAAACTGGGCTGCCAGCTTGAAGACTTGGGCTGCTCGGCGGTGGTAATCAAGGACATGGCGGGGCTTATTCCGCCGTACGTCACCTACGAAATCGTCAAGGGCTTGAAGAAAAACATCAAGATTCCCGTGTGGCTGCACACGCACGACACCGCGGGAATGGGCGCGGTTTCCTACTACGCGGCAATCGACGCGGGCGTGGACGCCGTCGACGTCTCGATTTCGCCTTTCGCAAACGGCACGGGTCAGCCCGACACCGCCCGCATGCTCGCAATGCTCGAAGACCACGCAAGAAAGCCCGACTACGACCTCAAAAAACTCGCCGAACTGCGCGAATATTTCAAGGGCGTCTACGACAAGCTCGGCTTCTACGAAAACCCGAAAAACGAGGTTATCGACACCGACGCGCTCGTCTACCAAGTCCCCGGCGGCATGCTCTCGAACTTCCGCGTACAGCTCAAAGAGCAGAAAATGGAGGACAAGTTCGAGGAGGTTTTTGCGGAAGTTCCCTATGTCCGCGAAAAGCTCGGCTGGATTCCGCTCGTGACGCCGACCTCGCAGATTGTCGGCACGCAGGCGATGATGAACGTGAAATTCGGACGCTGGAAGATGTTTACGCCGCAGGCAATGGACATCGCCCTCGGCTACTACGGGCGCACGCCCGCTCCCGTAGACCCCGAAGTCCGCGCGCTGGCGCAGAAGATTTCGGGCAAAGAGCCCATCGACTGCCGCCCCGCCGACCTCAAACCTGCGGGCATGGAAGACCTGCGCAAGCAGCTCCGCGCAAAGGGAATCAAGGACGACGACGAACATTGCGTCATCTACGCCATGTTCCCGCAGCAGCTCGAAGACCTCTACACGAAGCCGCGCGACGCCTACAAACTCAAATCGCCCGCCGACAAGAAACCCGCGGGCGCGGGCGTTTCGCCGCAGAAGTTCGACATCACAATCGACGGCGTCAGGAAGCACGTCGAAGTCAGCATGTAG
- the nuoB gene encoding NADH-quinone oxidoreductase subunit NuoB, with amino-acid sequence MDKCIQQGFDAKGEQGFVYTKLDAVINWVRANSIWPQPMGLACCAIELMAVGGSRFDIARFGMEVMRFSPRQSDCMIVAGTVTYKMAGSIKRVYDQMAAPKWVVAMGACACSGGMFRTYSTLQGVDKIIPVDVYVGGCPTRPEALLDALVSLQNKIRDDHSARELFAKQ; translated from the coding sequence ATGGATAAGTGTATTCAGCAAGGATTCGACGCAAAAGGCGAGCAGGGCTTTGTCTACACAAAGCTCGACGCGGTCATAAACTGGGTCAGGGCGAACTCGATTTGGCCGCAGCCGATGGGGCTTGCGTGTTGCGCAATCGAACTCATGGCGGTCGGCGGCTCGCGCTTCGACATCGCAAGATTCGGCATGGAAGTCATGCGCTTCTCCCCGCGCCAGAGCGACTGCATGATTGTCGCGGGAACGGTAACCTACAAAATGGCGGGTTCAATCAAGCGCGTGTACGACCAAATGGCGGCTCCCAAGTGGGTCGTGGCGATGGGCGCGTGTGCGTGTTCGGGCGGCATGTTCCGCACTTATTCGACATTGCAGGGCGTCGATAAAATCATTCCCGTGGACGTCTACGTAGGCGGCTGTCCGACCCGTCCCGAAGCCCTGCTCGATGCGCTCGTTTCGCTTCAAAACAAAATCCGCGACGACCATTCCGCAAGGGAACTTTTCGCAAAACAATAG